A portion of the Channa argus isolate prfri chromosome 19, Channa argus male v1.0, whole genome shotgun sequence genome contains these proteins:
- the fam49bb gene encoding CYFIP-related Rac1 interactor B, with protein MGNLLKVLTCTDLEQEPNFFLDFENAQPTEAEREVWDQVDVVLKDAKSILDELQAYKGAGQEIREAIQNPSDEALQEQAWAAVVPLVGKLKKFYEFSQRLEAALHSLLGALTSLTYNDPTQHLEREQALAKQFAEILHFTLRFDELKMTNPAIQNDFSYYRRTLSRMRINNVPAEGENEVNNELANRISLFYADATPMLKTLSDGTTKFVSENKNLPIENTTDCLSTMAMVCKVMLETPEYRSRFTSDDTVSFCLRVMVGVIILYDYVHPVGAFAKSSKIDMKGCIKVLKEQPPNSVDGLLNALRYTTKHLNDESTNKTIKSMLQ; from the exons ATGGGGAACCTACTGAAAGTTTTGACGTGCACAGATCTGGAACAGGAGCCCAATTTTTTCCTTGATTTTGAAA ATGCCCAGcccacagaggcagagagagaggtgtGGGATCAGGTGGACGTGGTGCTGAAGGACGCGAAAAGCATCCTGGACGAGCTGCAGGCATACAAGGGAGCAGGGCAGGAGATCAGAGAG GCAATCCAGAATCCAAGTGATGAGGCATTACAGGAGCAGGCATGGGCAGCAGTTGTTCCACTAGTTGGGAAACTGAAGAAGTTCTATGAGTTCTCCCAAAGATTAG agGCTGCGCTGCACAGCCTCCTGGGAGCTCTGACCAGCTTGACTTACAACGACCCCACTCAGCACCTGGAGCGGGAGCAGGCGCTGGCCAAGCAGTTCGCTGAGATCCTGCACTTCACTCTGCGCTTTGATGAGCTTAAA atgaCAAATCCTGCCATCCAGAATGACTTCAGCTACTATAGAAGAACCTTAAGCCGCATGCGGATCAACAATGTACCG GCTGAGGGTGAAAATGAAGTCAACAACGAGCTGGCCAATCGGATATCTCTGTTTTATGCTGATGCCACGCCCATGCTGAAGACTTTAAGTGATGGCACCACAAAGTTTGTATCAGAG AACAAGAATCTTCCCATCGAGAACACGACAGACTGTTTAAGCACAATGGCAATGGTGTGTAAAGTCATGCTGGAAACTCC GGAGTACCGCAGCCGGTTCACGAGCGATGATACAGTGTCATTCTGTCTTCGGGTCATGGTTGGAGTCATCATCCTGTACGACTATGTCCATCCTGTAGGAGCTTTCGCCAAGTCGTCCAAAATCGAC ATGAAAGGCTGCATCAAAGTCCTCAAAGAACAGCCTCCGAACAGCGTAGACGGTCTCCTCAACGCTCTCAG GTACACAACCAAACATCTGAATGATGAATCAACCAATAAGACTATCAAGAGCATGCTGCAGTAG